The Elusimicrobiota bacterium genome segment GGAGTGTTCGGCCGGTGGATGGCCGGCTGCGGGCTGGAGTACTCGACCAGCAGGACGAGGATGGCGCTATCCGGAGCATTGGGGGCGCTGTTCCATGTCCAGCTGGACTCGTTCCTGTACTCAGACATGCACCCGTTCTACCCTTTCCGAGCCAACCCGTTTCTGGCGCTGATCAGCAGCGCGAACATCTATCGCTTCTGCTCCGCATGTTTCCTGCCCGCGGCCATTCTGGCGATTGGGATCGCGCTCAAGAAGTCGGAAAAACCCCGTCATCGAGCGTGATCGGGC includes the following:
- a CDS encoding hydrolase, coding for MPFTPFHFGPDALIGIPLRRRLDLPIFLLANVVIDLEPLTVMVLGLHYPLHGYLHTFLIGSAVCSAWGWACYPLRGVFGRWMAGCGLEYSTSRTRMALSGALGALFHVQLDSFLYSDMHPFYPFRANPFLALISSANIYRFCSACFLPAAILAIGIALKKSEKPRHRA